A region from the Peromyscus maniculatus bairdii isolate BWxNUB_F1_BW_parent chromosome 5, HU_Pman_BW_mat_3.1, whole genome shotgun sequence genome encodes:
- the Tox3 gene encoding TOX high mobility group box family member 3 isoform X3 — MDVRFYPAAAGDPAGLDFAQCLGYYGYSKFGNNNYMNMAEANNAFFAASEQTFHTPSLGDEEFEIPPITPPPESDPTLGMPDVLLPFQALSDPLPSQGNEFTPQFPPQSLDLPSITISRNLVEQDGVLHSNGLHMDQSHTQVSQYRQDPSLIMRSIVHMSDAARSGIMPPAQLTTINQSQLSAQLGLNLGGASVPHTSPSPPASKSATPSPSSSINEEDADEANRAIGEKRTAPDSGKKPKTPKKKKKKDPNEPQKPVSAYALFFRDTQAAIKGQNPNATFGEVSKIVASMWDSLGEEQKQVYKRKTEAAKKEYLKALAAYRASLVSKAAAESAEAQTIRSVQQTLASTNLTSSLLLNTPLSQHGTVPASPQTLPQSLPRSIAPKPLTMRLPMSQIVTSVTIAANMPSNIGAPLISSMGTAMVGSAASTQVSPSVQTQQHQLQLQQQQQQQQQQQQMQQMQQQQLQQHQMHQQIQQQMQQQHFQHHMQQHLQQQQQQHLQQQINQQQLQQQLQQHLQLQQLQHMQHQSQPSPRQHSPVTSQITSPIPAIGSPQPASQQHQPQIQSQTQTQVLPQVSIF, encoded by the exons caGACATTCCACACACCAAGCCTTGGGGATGAAGAGTTTGAAATTCCACCAATCACGCCTCCTCCAGAGTCGGACCCCACCCTGGGCATGCCCGATGTACTGCTACCCTTTCAGGCTCTCAGCGATCCGTTGCCTTCCCAGGGAAATGAGTTCACACCCCAGTTTCCCCCTCAAAGCCTGGATCTTCCTTCCATTACAATCTCAAGAAACCTGGTGGAGCAAGATGGCGTACTTCATAGCAACGGGCTGCATATG GATCAGAGCCACACTCAAGTGTCACAGTACCGCCAGGATCCCTCCTTGATCATGAGGTCAATTGTCCATATGTCCGATGCTGCTCGCTCTGGGATCATGCCTCCTGCCCAGCTGACCACCATCAACCAGTCTCAGCTCAGTGCACAGCTGGGCCTGAATCTGGGAGGGGCCAGTGTGCCCCACACATCCCCTTCACCTCCAGCAAGCAAGTCAgccactccctccccttccagCTCCATCAACGAAGAGGATGCTGATGAGGCAAACAGG GCCATTGGAGAGAAAAGAACGGCCCCAGATTCTGGCAAGAAGCCCAAGactccaaagaaaaagaaaaagaaagatcccAATGAGCCTCAGAAGCCAGTGTCAGCATATGCCCTGTTTTTCAGAGACACACAGGCTGCAATTAAAGGTCAAAACCCCAATGCAACCTTTGGAGAGGTCTCCAAAATTGTAGCATCTATGTGGGACAGTCTTGGAGAGGAGCAAAAGCAG gtatataaaaggaaaacagaagctgCCAAGAAAGAATACTTGAAGGCCCTGGCTGCCTACCGGGCCAGCCTCGTTTCTAAG GCTGCTGCTGAATCAGCAGAAGCCCAGACCATCCGTTCTGTCCAGCAGACTCTGGCATCAACCAATCTGACATCATCCCTCCTTCTGAACACACCACTGTCTCAACATGGGACAGTCCCAGCCTCACCTCAGACTCTCCCACAGTCGCTCCCTAGGTCCATCGCTCCCAAGCCCTTAACCATGAGACTACCCATGAGCCAGATTGTCACATCAGTCACCATCGCAGCCAACATGCCCTCGAACATTGGGGCTCCACTGATAAGCTCCATGGGGACGGCCATGGTTGGCTCAGCAGCCTCCACCCAGGTGAGCCCTTCGGTGCAAACCCAGCAGcatcagctgcagctgcagcaacagcagcagcagcagcagcaacagcagcagatgcagcagatgcagcagcagcagttgCAGCAGCACCAAATGCATCAGCAAATTCAGCAGCAGATGCAACAGCAGCATTTCCAGCACCACATGCAGCAgcacctgcagcagcagcaacagcagcatctCCAGCAACAGATCAACcaacagcagctgcagcagcagctgcagcagcatctTCAGCTGCAGCAACTGCAGCACATGCAGCACCAGTCTCAGCCTTCTCCCCGGCAGCACTCCCCAGTCACCTCCCAGATCACATCCCCCATTCCTGCCATCGGCAGCCCTCAGCCAGCCTCTCAGCAGCACCAGCCTCAAATCCAGTCCCAGACACAGACTCAAGTATTACCGCAGGTCAGTATTTTCTAA
- the Tox3 gene encoding TOX high mobility group box family member 3 isoform X5 — MNMAEANNAFFAASEQTFHTPSLGDEEFEIPPITPPPESDPTLGMPDVLLPFQALSDPLPSQGNEFTPQFPPQSLDLPSITISRNLVEQDGVLHSNGLHMDQSHTQVSQYRQDPSLIMRSIVHMSDAARSGIMPPAQLTTINQSQLSAQLGLNLGGASVPHTSPSPPASKSATPSPSSSINEEDADEANRAIGEKRTAPDSGKKPKTPKKKKKKDPNEPQKPVSAYALFFRDTQAAIKGQNPNATFGEVSKIVASMWDSLGEEQKQVYKRKTEAAKKEYLKALAAYRASLVSKAAAESAEAQTIRSVQQTLASTNLTSSLLLNTPLSQHGTVPASPQTLPQSLPRSIAPKPLTMRLPMSQIVTSVTIAANMPSNIGAPLISSMGTAMVGSAASTQVSPSVQTQQHQLQLQQQQQQQQQQQQMQQMQQQQLQQHQMHQQIQQQMQQQHFQHHMQQHLQQQQQQHLQQQINQQQLQQQLQQHLQLQQLQHMQHQSQPSPRQHSPVTSQITSPIPAIGSPQPASQQHQPQIQSQTQTQVLPQIVPTSVFCTLLGNDAQFFSGSAS, encoded by the exons caGACATTCCACACACCAAGCCTTGGGGATGAAGAGTTTGAAATTCCACCAATCACGCCTCCTCCAGAGTCGGACCCCACCCTGGGCATGCCCGATGTACTGCTACCCTTTCAGGCTCTCAGCGATCCGTTGCCTTCCCAGGGAAATGAGTTCACACCCCAGTTTCCCCCTCAAAGCCTGGATCTTCCTTCCATTACAATCTCAAGAAACCTGGTGGAGCAAGATGGCGTACTTCATAGCAACGGGCTGCATATG GATCAGAGCCACACTCAAGTGTCACAGTACCGCCAGGATCCCTCCTTGATCATGAGGTCAATTGTCCATATGTCCGATGCTGCTCGCTCTGGGATCATGCCTCCTGCCCAGCTGACCACCATCAACCAGTCTCAGCTCAGTGCACAGCTGGGCCTGAATCTGGGAGGGGCCAGTGTGCCCCACACATCCCCTTCACCTCCAGCAAGCAAGTCAgccactccctccccttccagCTCCATCAACGAAGAGGATGCTGATGAGGCAAACAGG GCCATTGGAGAGAAAAGAACGGCCCCAGATTCTGGCAAGAAGCCCAAGactccaaagaaaaagaaaaagaaagatcccAATGAGCCTCAGAAGCCAGTGTCAGCATATGCCCTGTTTTTCAGAGACACACAGGCTGCAATTAAAGGTCAAAACCCCAATGCAACCTTTGGAGAGGTCTCCAAAATTGTAGCATCTATGTGGGACAGTCTTGGAGAGGAGCAAAAGCAG gtatataaaaggaaaacagaagctgCCAAGAAAGAATACTTGAAGGCCCTGGCTGCCTACCGGGCCAGCCTCGTTTCTAAG GCTGCTGCTGAATCAGCAGAAGCCCAGACCATCCGTTCTGTCCAGCAGACTCTGGCATCAACCAATCTGACATCATCCCTCCTTCTGAACACACCACTGTCTCAACATGGGACAGTCCCAGCCTCACCTCAGACTCTCCCACAGTCGCTCCCTAGGTCCATCGCTCCCAAGCCCTTAACCATGAGACTACCCATGAGCCAGATTGTCACATCAGTCACCATCGCAGCCAACATGCCCTCGAACATTGGGGCTCCACTGATAAGCTCCATGGGGACGGCCATGGTTGGCTCAGCAGCCTCCACCCAGGTGAGCCCTTCGGTGCAAACCCAGCAGcatcagctgcagctgcagcaacagcagcagcagcagcagcaacagcagcagatgcagcagatgcagcagcagcagttgCAGCAGCACCAAATGCATCAGCAAATTCAGCAGCAGATGCAACAGCAGCATTTCCAGCACCACATGCAGCAgcacctgcagcagcagcaacagcagcatctCCAGCAACAGATCAACcaacagcagctgcagcagcagctgcagcagcatctTCAGCTGCAGCAACTGCAGCACATGCAGCACCAGTCTCAGCCTTCTCCCCGGCAGCACTCCCCAGTCACCTCCCAGATCACATCCCCCATTCCTGCCATCGGCAGCCCTCAGCCAGCCTCTCAGCAGCACCAGCCTCAAATCCAGTCCCAGACACAGACTCAAGTATTACCGCAG
- the Tox3 gene encoding TOX high mobility group box family member 3 isoform X4, giving the protein MDVRFYPAAAGDPAGLDFAQCLGYYGYSKFGNNNYMNMAEANNAFFAASETFHTPSLGDEEFEIPPITPPPESDPTLGMPDVLLPFQALSDPLPSQGNEFTPQFPPQSLDLPSITISRNLVEQDGVLHSNGLHMDQSHTQVSQYRQDPSLIMRSIVHMSDAARSGIMPPAQLTTINQSQLSAQLGLNLGGASVPHTSPSPPASKSATPSPSSSINEEDADEANRAIGEKRTAPDSGKKPKTPKKKKKKDPNEPQKPVSAYALFFRDTQAAIKGQNPNATFGEVSKIVASMWDSLGEEQKQVYKRKTEAAKKEYLKALAAYRASLVSKAAAESAEAQTIRSVQQTLASTNLTSSLLLNTPLSQHGTVPASPQTLPQSLPRSIAPKPLTMRLPMSQIVTSVTIAANMPSNIGAPLISSMGTAMVGSAASTQVSPSVQTQQHQLQLQQQQQQQQQQQQMQQMQQQQLQQHQMHQQIQQQMQQQHFQHHMQQHLQQQQQQHLQQQINQQQLQQQLQQHLQLQQLQHMQHQSQPSPRQHSPVTSQITSPIPAIGSPQPASQQHQPQIQSQTQTQVLPQVSIF; this is encoded by the exons ACATTCCACACACCAAGCCTTGGGGATGAAGAGTTTGAAATTCCACCAATCACGCCTCCTCCAGAGTCGGACCCCACCCTGGGCATGCCCGATGTACTGCTACCCTTTCAGGCTCTCAGCGATCCGTTGCCTTCCCAGGGAAATGAGTTCACACCCCAGTTTCCCCCTCAAAGCCTGGATCTTCCTTCCATTACAATCTCAAGAAACCTGGTGGAGCAAGATGGCGTACTTCATAGCAACGGGCTGCATATG GATCAGAGCCACACTCAAGTGTCACAGTACCGCCAGGATCCCTCCTTGATCATGAGGTCAATTGTCCATATGTCCGATGCTGCTCGCTCTGGGATCATGCCTCCTGCCCAGCTGACCACCATCAACCAGTCTCAGCTCAGTGCACAGCTGGGCCTGAATCTGGGAGGGGCCAGTGTGCCCCACACATCCCCTTCACCTCCAGCAAGCAAGTCAgccactccctccccttccagCTCCATCAACGAAGAGGATGCTGATGAGGCAAACAGG GCCATTGGAGAGAAAAGAACGGCCCCAGATTCTGGCAAGAAGCCCAAGactccaaagaaaaagaaaaagaaagatcccAATGAGCCTCAGAAGCCAGTGTCAGCATATGCCCTGTTTTTCAGAGACACACAGGCTGCAATTAAAGGTCAAAACCCCAATGCAACCTTTGGAGAGGTCTCCAAAATTGTAGCATCTATGTGGGACAGTCTTGGAGAGGAGCAAAAGCAG gtatataaaaggaaaacagaagctgCCAAGAAAGAATACTTGAAGGCCCTGGCTGCCTACCGGGCCAGCCTCGTTTCTAAG GCTGCTGCTGAATCAGCAGAAGCCCAGACCATCCGTTCTGTCCAGCAGACTCTGGCATCAACCAATCTGACATCATCCCTCCTTCTGAACACACCACTGTCTCAACATGGGACAGTCCCAGCCTCACCTCAGACTCTCCCACAGTCGCTCCCTAGGTCCATCGCTCCCAAGCCCTTAACCATGAGACTACCCATGAGCCAGATTGTCACATCAGTCACCATCGCAGCCAACATGCCCTCGAACATTGGGGCTCCACTGATAAGCTCCATGGGGACGGCCATGGTTGGCTCAGCAGCCTCCACCCAGGTGAGCCCTTCGGTGCAAACCCAGCAGcatcagctgcagctgcagcaacagcagcagcagcagcagcaacagcagcagatgcagcagatgcagcagcagcagttgCAGCAGCACCAAATGCATCAGCAAATTCAGCAGCAGATGCAACAGCAGCATTTCCAGCACCACATGCAGCAgcacctgcagcagcagcaacagcagcatctCCAGCAACAGATCAACcaacagcagctgcagcagcagctgcagcagcatctTCAGCTGCAGCAACTGCAGCACATGCAGCACCAGTCTCAGCCTTCTCCCCGGCAGCACTCCCCAGTCACCTCCCAGATCACATCCCCCATTCCTGCCATCGGCAGCCCTCAGCCAGCCTCTCAGCAGCACCAGCCTCAAATCCAGTCCCAGACACAGACTCAAGTATTACCGCAGGTCAGTATTTTCTAA
- the Tox3 gene encoding TOX high mobility group box family member 3 isoform X6, translating into MNMAEANNAFFAASETFHTPSLGDEEFEIPPITPPPESDPTLGMPDVLLPFQALSDPLPSQGNEFTPQFPPQSLDLPSITISRNLVEQDGVLHSNGLHMDQSHTQVSQYRQDPSLIMRSIVHMSDAARSGIMPPAQLTTINQSQLSAQLGLNLGGASVPHTSPSPPASKSATPSPSSSINEEDADEANRAIGEKRTAPDSGKKPKTPKKKKKKDPNEPQKPVSAYALFFRDTQAAIKGQNPNATFGEVSKIVASMWDSLGEEQKQVYKRKTEAAKKEYLKALAAYRASLVSKAAAESAEAQTIRSVQQTLASTNLTSSLLLNTPLSQHGTVPASPQTLPQSLPRSIAPKPLTMRLPMSQIVTSVTIAANMPSNIGAPLISSMGTAMVGSAASTQVSPSVQTQQHQLQLQQQQQQQQQQQQMQQMQQQQLQQHQMHQQIQQQMQQQHFQHHMQQHLQQQQQQHLQQQINQQQLQQQLQQHLQLQQLQHMQHQSQPSPRQHSPVTSQITSPIPAIGSPQPASQQHQPQIQSQTQTQVLPQIVPTSVFCTLLGNDAQFFSGSAS; encoded by the exons ACATTCCACACACCAAGCCTTGGGGATGAAGAGTTTGAAATTCCACCAATCACGCCTCCTCCAGAGTCGGACCCCACCCTGGGCATGCCCGATGTACTGCTACCCTTTCAGGCTCTCAGCGATCCGTTGCCTTCCCAGGGAAATGAGTTCACACCCCAGTTTCCCCCTCAAAGCCTGGATCTTCCTTCCATTACAATCTCAAGAAACCTGGTGGAGCAAGATGGCGTACTTCATAGCAACGGGCTGCATATG GATCAGAGCCACACTCAAGTGTCACAGTACCGCCAGGATCCCTCCTTGATCATGAGGTCAATTGTCCATATGTCCGATGCTGCTCGCTCTGGGATCATGCCTCCTGCCCAGCTGACCACCATCAACCAGTCTCAGCTCAGTGCACAGCTGGGCCTGAATCTGGGAGGGGCCAGTGTGCCCCACACATCCCCTTCACCTCCAGCAAGCAAGTCAgccactccctccccttccagCTCCATCAACGAAGAGGATGCTGATGAGGCAAACAGG GCCATTGGAGAGAAAAGAACGGCCCCAGATTCTGGCAAGAAGCCCAAGactccaaagaaaaagaaaaagaaagatcccAATGAGCCTCAGAAGCCAGTGTCAGCATATGCCCTGTTTTTCAGAGACACACAGGCTGCAATTAAAGGTCAAAACCCCAATGCAACCTTTGGAGAGGTCTCCAAAATTGTAGCATCTATGTGGGACAGTCTTGGAGAGGAGCAAAAGCAG gtatataaaaggaaaacagaagctgCCAAGAAAGAATACTTGAAGGCCCTGGCTGCCTACCGGGCCAGCCTCGTTTCTAAG GCTGCTGCTGAATCAGCAGAAGCCCAGACCATCCGTTCTGTCCAGCAGACTCTGGCATCAACCAATCTGACATCATCCCTCCTTCTGAACACACCACTGTCTCAACATGGGACAGTCCCAGCCTCACCTCAGACTCTCCCACAGTCGCTCCCTAGGTCCATCGCTCCCAAGCCCTTAACCATGAGACTACCCATGAGCCAGATTGTCACATCAGTCACCATCGCAGCCAACATGCCCTCGAACATTGGGGCTCCACTGATAAGCTCCATGGGGACGGCCATGGTTGGCTCAGCAGCCTCCACCCAGGTGAGCCCTTCGGTGCAAACCCAGCAGcatcagctgcagctgcagcaacagcagcagcagcagcagcaacagcagcagatgcagcagatgcagcagcagcagttgCAGCAGCACCAAATGCATCAGCAAATTCAGCAGCAGATGCAACAGCAGCATTTCCAGCACCACATGCAGCAgcacctgcagcagcagcaacagcagcatctCCAGCAACAGATCAACcaacagcagctgcagcagcagctgcagcagcatctTCAGCTGCAGCAACTGCAGCACATGCAGCACCAGTCTCAGCCTTCTCCCCGGCAGCACTCCCCAGTCACCTCCCAGATCACATCCCCCATTCCTGCCATCGGCAGCCCTCAGCCAGCCTCTCAGCAGCACCAGCCTCAAATCCAGTCCCAGACACAGACTCAAGTATTACCGCAG